From Spartinivicinus ruber, the proteins below share one genomic window:
- the deoA gene encoding thymidine phosphorylase: MYLPQEIIRQKRDGHLLSNEQIQFFVEGITSGKVSEGQIAALAMAIYFNDLTMSERVAFTQAMQHSGDVLNWDDLQLPGPILDKHSTGGVGDVVSLMLGPMIAACGGYVPMISGRGLGHTGGTLDKLDSIPGYNTHPDNPLFRKVVKEVGVAIIGQTANLAPADKRVYGIRDVTATVESVAMITCSILSKKLAAGLDALVMDVKVGSGAFMPSYEKSKELAESIVQVANGAGVATSALLTDMNQVLASTAGNAVEVRETVDYLTGRYRNPRLHQVTMDLCAELLVLGKLADSIPAARDKLSLALESGKAAEIFAEMVSALGGPTDLLEKPASYLPLAPVSKPVLSPQAGTISTMNTRELGIAVVKLGGGRQRASDTIDYQVGLSDIVTLGTKVDKGQPLMTIHAQSETDWQAAAEHVLANLAWSAETPEKMPCVYERIDLASCQEKPL, encoded by the coding sequence ATGTATCTACCTCAAGAAATTATTCGCCAAAAGCGCGATGGCCACTTGTTGAGTAACGAACAGATACAATTTTTTGTTGAGGGAATAACCTCAGGCAAAGTCAGTGAAGGCCAAATTGCTGCGCTCGCGATGGCTATTTATTTTAATGACTTAACCATGAGTGAGCGGGTCGCATTTACCCAAGCGATGCAACACTCTGGCGATGTACTGAACTGGGATGATTTACAGCTACCCGGCCCCATTCTGGACAAACACTCGACTGGCGGCGTTGGCGATGTTGTCAGCCTAATGTTGGGACCCATGATCGCCGCCTGTGGCGGTTATGTCCCAATGATTTCAGGCCGAGGCTTAGGCCACACGGGCGGCACATTGGATAAACTAGACAGTATTCCAGGCTATAACACCCACCCAGACAACCCCTTGTTTAGAAAAGTGGTAAAGGAAGTCGGTGTGGCCATTATTGGTCAGACAGCCAACCTAGCTCCTGCCGATAAGCGGGTCTATGGCATTAGGGATGTCACCGCAACGGTGGAATCCGTTGCAATGATTACCTGCTCAATCTTGTCTAAAAAACTAGCGGCGGGACTGGATGCCCTGGTGATGGATGTAAAAGTTGGTTCAGGTGCCTTTATGCCCAGTTACGAGAAATCTAAAGAGCTGGCAGAAAGTATTGTTCAAGTAGCTAATGGGGCAGGTGTTGCCACCAGCGCCCTACTCACTGATATGAACCAAGTACTAGCCAGCACCGCGGGTAATGCTGTTGAAGTAAGAGAAACGGTTGACTATTTAACTGGGCGTTATCGCAACCCACGGCTGCACCAAGTAACCATGGATTTATGTGCTGAGCTGCTGGTGTTGGGCAAACTGGCAGATTCTATCCCAGCAGCCAGAGATAAGCTGAGCTTGGCCTTAGAAAGCGGCAAAGCTGCCGAAATATTTGCGGAAATGGTCAGTGCACTGGGCGGCCCTACTGATTTACTGGAAAAGCCAGCGAGCTACCTCCCCTTAGCACCCGTCAGTAAACCCGTGTTATCACCACAAGCGGGTACTATATCAACGATGAATACTCGTGAGCTGGGTATTGCTGTGGTCAAACTGGGTGGCGGCAGACAACGGGCGTCCGATACTATTGATTATCAGGTGGGCTTATCTGATATCGTGACGTTAGGCACAAAGGTTGACAAAGGCCAGCCTTTAATGACAATTCATGCCCAAAGCGAAACCGACTGGCAAGCAGCTGCCGAACATGTTTTAGCCAACTTGGCCTGGTCGGCTGAAACACCAGAGAAAATGCCTTGCGTCTATGAGCGAATTGACTTAGCAAGCTGCCAAGAGAAACCCTTATGA
- the rlmKL gene encoding bifunctional 23S rRNA (guanine(2069)-N(7))-methyltransferase RlmK/23S rRNA (guanine(2445)-N(2))-methyltransferase RlmL, protein MTNPTHFQLTATCPKGLEQLLADELSQLGGSEIKQTVAAVNFLGSMETAYRACLWSRLANRILLQLAELPVSSKEALYRQIQTIDWADHIDVDSDFLIDFVGTSPAIRNSRFGALTVKDAIVDQFRNKYGKRPNIAKEHPAVRVSVRLKHDKVTVAIDLAGVSLHERGYRREAGAAPLKENLATAMLIRAGWSGLKAQSASLVDPMCGAGTLLIEAGMMAADIAPGLLRHYFGFQGWLGHIPALWNKLVAEAKQRREQGMSQTMPVICGFEPGYKVLTKAQANIERAGLAGIVKLKQLDLAQLTPKSLEHIPTGLMITNPPYGERLGNEASLVYLYQHLGEKMQECFTGWQAAFLTSSADLARRTRLRSHKHYKLYNGALECALYLFAIPEDTTPSAKSVQGELPPQAATVRLSKGAEMFANRLKKNLKQLKKWRKQQNIHCYRLYDADMPEYAVAIDCYNDWVHVQEYAPPKSIDPVKASARLNDVISAIPVVLGIPEKQVIVKRREQQQGKKQYQKHNNRGEFIQIDEYGCQLLVNLQDYLDTGLFLDHRPIRHIIQQQAKGKRFLNLFCYTASASVHAAKGGAVKTTSVDLSKTYLNWADKNFRLNGFSQQRHQLIEADSLEWLKEQSQRYDLIFIDPPTFSNSKKLNKDFDIQRDHSELISQAMKLLTREGVLYFSNNFRKFKLDEALLEKYQIKEITPATIDPDYQRNAKIHRCWEIRY, encoded by the coding sequence ATGACTAACCCTACACACTTTCAATTGACTGCTACTTGCCCAAAAGGCTTGGAACAGCTGTTGGCGGATGAATTGAGCCAGCTGGGTGGCAGTGAAATCAAGCAAACAGTAGCTGCCGTCAATTTTTTAGGATCAATGGAAACGGCCTATCGGGCTTGTTTATGGTCTAGGTTGGCCAATCGCATATTGCTTCAGTTAGCTGAATTACCTGTAAGCTCTAAAGAAGCGTTGTATCGACAAATACAAACGATCGACTGGGCTGACCATATTGATGTTGATAGCGACTTTTTAATTGATTTTGTTGGTACTTCCCCTGCTATCCGCAATAGTCGTTTTGGCGCGCTAACGGTAAAGGATGCTATTGTTGATCAGTTTCGGAATAAATATGGTAAGCGCCCGAATATTGCTAAAGAGCACCCGGCGGTTCGCGTATCAGTGCGGTTAAAGCATGATAAGGTGACGGTAGCGATTGATTTAGCTGGAGTTAGCTTACACGAGCGTGGCTATCGGCGTGAAGCAGGTGCTGCACCACTAAAAGAAAACCTGGCGACTGCCATGCTGATTCGGGCGGGCTGGTCAGGTTTGAAAGCCCAGTCGGCCAGCTTGGTCGACCCAATGTGTGGGGCTGGTACTTTATTAATTGAAGCAGGGATGATGGCAGCTGATATTGCGCCTGGTCTACTAAGGCATTATTTTGGTTTCCAAGGCTGGCTGGGCCATATTCCTGCTTTATGGAATAAGCTGGTAGCAGAGGCTAAGCAGCGTCGTGAACAGGGCATGAGTCAAACAATGCCCGTCATCTGTGGTTTTGAGCCGGGTTATAAGGTGTTGACCAAGGCTCAAGCTAATATTGAACGGGCAGGGCTGGCGGGTATCGTTAAGCTTAAACAACTGGACTTGGCCCAACTAACTCCCAAATCCTTGGAACATATACCAACAGGTTTAATGATAACCAATCCTCCTTATGGTGAACGGCTTGGTAATGAAGCCAGTTTGGTTTATCTCTATCAGCACTTGGGCGAAAAAATGCAGGAATGCTTTACTGGCTGGCAGGCTGCTTTCCTTACCAGTAGTGCTGATTTGGCCAGACGAACCCGTTTGCGCTCCCATAAACACTATAAGTTGTATAATGGAGCGTTAGAGTGTGCTCTTTACTTATTTGCAATTCCAGAAGATACAACACCTTCGGCTAAATCTGTACAGGGAGAACTACCGCCACAGGCAGCAACTGTCCGGCTATCGAAGGGGGCAGAGATGTTTGCTAATCGGTTGAAGAAAAATCTAAAGCAATTAAAAAAGTGGCGTAAACAGCAAAATATTCATTGTTATCGATTATATGATGCAGATATGCCTGAATATGCTGTCGCAATCGACTGTTATAATGATTGGGTGCATGTTCAGGAATACGCACCACCTAAATCTATTGATCCTGTAAAAGCATCTGCCCGGTTAAACGACGTAATTAGTGCAATACCTGTGGTATTAGGTATTCCTGAGAAACAGGTTATTGTTAAGCGACGAGAACAACAACAAGGTAAAAAGCAGTATCAAAAACACAACAACCGAGGTGAGTTTATTCAAATTGATGAATATGGTTGTCAGCTGTTGGTGAACTTACAAGATTACCTGGATACTGGATTATTTTTAGATCATCGCCCCATTCGCCATATTATTCAACAGCAAGCAAAAGGCAAGCGATTTTTAAACCTATTTTGTTATACCGCATCCGCATCCGTCCATGCAGCTAAAGGTGGTGCAGTGAAAACCACTAGTGTTGATTTGTCCAAAACTTATTTAAATTGGGCAGATAAAAACTTTAGATTAAATGGTTTTTCCCAGCAGCGCCATCAACTCATTGAGGCGGATAGTCTTGAGTGGTTAAAAGAACAAAGCCAGCGGTATGATTTAATTTTTATTGACCCCCCCACATTTTCTAACTCAAAAAAGCTTAATAAAGACTTTGATATACAGCGTGATCATAGTGAGTTGATTAGCCAAGCAATGAAGCTGTTAACTCGAGAAGGTGTGCTGTATTTTTCAAATAACTTCCGCAAGTTTAAGTTGGATGAAGCTTTACTAGAAAAATACCAGATCAAAGAAATTACGCCAGCAACCATAGATCCAGATTATCAGCGTAATGCTAAAATTCATCGGTGTTGGGAGATAAGATATTAA
- the deoC gene encoding deoxyribose-phosphate aldolase yields the protein MTNLAQAAQQAIQLMDLTSLNDDDTVEKIIQLCQQAHNTAADTAAVCVYPQFVPIAKQTLKEMGCDNILVATVTNFPSGSDNIAAAEAETRAAVADGADEVDVVFPYRALMAGNEQVGAELVAACKKACGEKTKLKVIIESGELKNPALIEKASLISIQAGADFIKTSSGKVPVNATIEAAEIMLNAIKVTGSHCGFKAAGGVRNAEQAAEFLSLAKNILGSDWVNASHFRFGASSLLANLLTTLGHQKETHTTSTGY from the coding sequence ATGACCAATTTAGCGCAAGCTGCTCAACAAGCTATCCAATTAATGGACCTGACCTCCCTCAACGATGATGATACGGTAGAGAAAATTATTCAGCTGTGTCAGCAAGCTCATAACACCGCTGCTGATACCGCTGCCGTTTGCGTCTATCCCCAGTTTGTTCCTATTGCCAAACAAACTTTAAAAGAAATGGGGTGTGACAATATCTTAGTAGCAACCGTAACAAATTTTCCTTCAGGAAGTGACAATATCGCCGCTGCGGAAGCAGAAACCCGTGCCGCTGTCGCTGACGGTGCCGATGAAGTGGATGTCGTATTCCCCTACCGTGCGTTAATGGCAGGCAATGAGCAAGTCGGCGCTGAGCTAGTTGCTGCTTGTAAAAAAGCTTGTGGTGAAAAAACTAAATTAAAAGTCATTATTGAAAGTGGTGAATTAAAAAATCCAGCGTTAATTGAAAAAGCCAGCCTTATCAGTATTCAAGCAGGTGCTGATTTTATCAAAACCTCCTCTGGTAAAGTGCCCGTAAATGCGACCATAGAAGCTGCAGAAATTATGCTCAATGCCATTAAAGTCACAGGCAGTCACTGCGGTTTTAAAGCAGCAGGTGGGGTACGCAATGCTGAGCAAGCCGCAGAGTTTTTATCCCTTGCGAAAAATATCCTAGGTAGCGACTGGGTTAATGCCAGTCATTTTCGCTTTGGTGCCAGCAGCTTGTTAGCCAACCTATTAACCACCTTAGGCCACCAAAAGGAAACCCATACAACAAGTACTGGCTACTAG
- the cdd gene encoding cytidine deaminase, producing the protein MFSISSRLTYKENTMTSLSAEVVAQMKAVAKQAAANAYCCYSQFPVGAALLIADGQIIPGCNVENISYGLTNCAERTAIYSAIAQGINKQTMQAMLIYMPGDKLYSPCGACRQVIAEFLIAETPVYATCDDENLLHEWTVQSLLPAGFSFDGFNTTNC; encoded by the coding sequence TTGTTCAGCATTAGCTCCCGTTTGACATATAAGGAAAACACCATGACCTCTTTATCTGCAGAAGTGGTTGCGCAGATGAAAGCAGTGGCAAAGCAAGCGGCAGCTAACGCCTATTGCTGTTATAGCCAGTTTCCTGTGGGGGCTGCCCTGTTAATTGCTGATGGGCAGATAATTCCTGGCTGTAATGTGGAAAATATTTCCTATGGCCTGACCAACTGCGCTGAACGCACTGCCATTTATAGCGCTATCGCTCAAGGTATTAACAAGCAAACCATGCAAGCCATGCTGATTTATATGCCTGGTGATAAGCTTTATTCCCCTTGTGGTGCTTGTCGTCAAGTGATTGCTGAATTTCTAATAGCAGAAACGCCAGTTTATGCCACCTGTGATGACGAAAACCTGCTACACGAGTGGACCGTACAGTCACTATTACCAGCAGGCTTTAGCTTTGATGGTTTCAATACCACTAACTGTTAG
- a CDS encoding TerC family protein produces MEWIAQPEAWVALATLTALEIVLGIDNIIFISILVGRLPEEQRQKARIVGLGLAMFMRIGLLLSLSWVMGLTDNLFSAFGQDISGRDLILLGGGLFLIGKSTLEIHNSLEGEGEHSQHKAAASFTAILVQIAIIDIVFSLDSVITAVGLAKHVPVMVLAIIISVLVMMLSAKAISDFVDRNPTIKMLALSFLVLIGTALVGEGLDMHIPKGYIYFAMAFSVIVELLNLKARGKSKAPVHLHRTLLEKEQEVDQQLKGS; encoded by the coding sequence ATGGAGTGGATTGCGCAGCCAGAAGCTTGGGTGGCATTGGCTACCTTAACGGCATTGGAAATTGTGCTGGGAATAGACAATATTATTTTTATTTCAATTCTTGTTGGGCGATTACCAGAGGAACAGCGACAAAAAGCCCGTATAGTAGGATTAGGTTTGGCCATGTTTATGCGAATTGGCCTGCTTTTGTCGTTGTCTTGGGTAATGGGGTTAACGGATAACTTGTTTAGCGCCTTTGGTCAGGATATTTCCGGACGAGATCTTATTTTACTAGGTGGTGGATTATTTTTAATTGGTAAAAGTACCCTGGAAATTCATAATTCCTTAGAAGGAGAGGGGGAGCATAGTCAGCACAAAGCAGCAGCTAGCTTTACGGCGATTTTAGTGCAAATTGCCATTATTGATATTGTTTTTTCTTTGGATTCTGTGATCACTGCAGTTGGTTTGGCAAAGCATGTGCCGGTAATGGTATTAGCCATTATTATTTCTGTATTGGTCATGATGCTCTCCGCGAAAGCTATCAGTGATTTTGTGGATAGAAATCCCACTATAAAAATGCTGGCATTAAGCTTTTTAGTATTGATTGGTACCGCGCTGGTGGGGGAAGGTTTAGATATGCATATTCCAAAAGGCTACATTTATTTTGCTATGGCCTTTTCGGTAATAGTTGAACTATTAAATTTAAAAGCACGAGGAAAATCCAAGGCGCCAGTTCACTTGCACCGTACCTTGCTTGAAAAAGAACAGGAAGTTGATCAACAGCTGAAGGGCAGTTAA
- a CDS encoding quinone-dependent dihydroorotate dehydrogenase, which produces MYQLVRQLLFKFSAETSHELGLDMIGAGERLGLTKRFIKPIPEQPVEVMGIRFANPVGLAAGLDKNADYLAGLGALGFGFIEVGTVTPRPQPGNPKPRLFRLPEAEAIINRMGFNNKGVDHLVEQVKRNRYQGVLGINIGKNLDTPVDKAVDDYLICLKKVYPYADYVTVNISSPNTPGLRNLQYGDALAALLARLKTAQSELADQHQKHVPLVVKIAPDMTADETTQVAEVLLAHKLDGVIATNTTIDKSQVSHLPYGSEQGGLSGTPLAEQSTAVVKQLAEVLKEQIPIIGVGGIHNAASAAAKIEAGASLVQIYSGFIYQGPQLIRDAVEGVMAIKNR; this is translated from the coding sequence ATGTATCAGCTTGTGCGTCAGCTGTTGTTTAAATTTTCAGCAGAGACTTCCCATGAGTTAGGGTTGGATATGATCGGGGCAGGAGAGCGATTGGGATTGACCAAACGTTTTATCAAGCCTATTCCAGAACAGCCAGTTGAAGTCATGGGAATTCGTTTTGCTAACCCCGTGGGGCTAGCGGCTGGGCTGGATAAAAATGCTGATTACCTAGCCGGATTAGGAGCATTAGGTTTTGGGTTTATTGAAGTGGGCACGGTAACCCCACGACCACAGCCGGGTAATCCCAAACCACGGTTATTTCGACTACCAGAGGCTGAGGCTATTATCAATCGGATGGGCTTTAATAACAAAGGGGTGGATCATCTGGTTGAACAGGTTAAGCGCAATCGCTATCAGGGAGTGCTTGGAATTAATATTGGAAAAAACCTGGATACCCCAGTGGATAAAGCAGTTGATGATTATTTAATTTGCTTGAAAAAAGTGTATCCCTATGCTGATTATGTGACTGTTAATATTTCCTCACCTAATACACCAGGACTAAGAAATCTACAATACGGTGATGCGTTAGCTGCATTATTAGCCAGGTTGAAAACTGCACAGTCGGAATTAGCTGATCAACATCAAAAACACGTGCCCTTAGTGGTTAAGATTGCTCCAGATATGACTGCTGACGAAACCACTCAAGTAGCAGAAGTACTGTTAGCGCATAAACTAGATGGCGTGATTGCCACTAATACTACCATTGATAAAAGTCAGGTCAGTCATTTACCCTACGGTAGTGAGCAGGGTGGTTTGAGTGGTACGCCTTTGGCTGAGCAGTCAACAGCTGTAGTCAAGCAGCTGGCCGAAGTTTTAAAAGAGCAGATACCTATTATTGGTGTGGGTGGTATTCATAATGCCGCCAGTGCTGCTGCCAAAATTGAAGCAGGTGCCTCATTAGTGCAAATTTACAGTGGGTTCATTTATCAAGGGCCACAACTGATTCGCGATGCGGTAGAAGGGGTAATGGCAATAAAAAACCGTTAA
- the rmf gene encoding ribosome modulation factor, producing MRRHKRSKVERAFQKGYQIGISGRSRDLCPHGQDEIKQSWLNGWREGWSDQWDGYTGVSGVHKIYSKRY from the coding sequence ATGAGAAGACATAAAAGAAGCAAAGTAGAAAGAGCATTTCAAAAAGGTTATCAAATTGGAATTTCAGGCCGTTCGCGGGATCTCTGCCCCCATGGTCAAGATGAGATAAAACAGTCGTGGTTAAATGGCTGGCGAGAGGGGTGGTCAGATCAATGGGACGGTTATACCGGAGTATCCGGTGTACATAAAATATATTCTAAACGTTACTGA
- a CDS encoding NupC/NupG family nucleoside CNT transporter, with product MILQIIISLGGMLVLLGIALALSKNRKAINLRTVGGAFALQIIIGAFVLYTSIGQDVLNAMASGVNAVITQSKAGTEFLFGDLAKFKVGFVFAINVLTVIIFFSSLIAVLYYLGIMQLVIRFIGGGIQKLLGTSRPESLSATANIFVGQTEAPLVVKPFIPSMTQSELFAIMVGGLASVAGTVLAGYAGLGADMRFLIAASFMAAPGGLLMAKIMMPETEKPHQNFEEVLKDADKPANVIDAAAVGASNGLRLAVNVGAMLIAFVGLIALLNFWLGGIGEYFGVKDLTFQYLLGQLFSPIAFILGVPWSEANQVGSLIGQKLILNEFVAYMDFASIKDSLSPTSQAIATFALCGFANLSSIAILLGGLGSLAPSRRQDIARMGIKAVIAGTLSNLMSATIAGIFLTLAAL from the coding sequence ATGATCCTACAAATAATAATTAGCCTCGGGGGGATGCTCGTCCTACTGGGGATTGCCTTAGCACTTTCAAAAAACCGAAAAGCCATTAATCTACGTACTGTTGGGGGAGCTTTTGCGCTACAAATTATAATCGGTGCCTTTGTACTGTATACATCAATTGGACAAGATGTTTTAAATGCCATGGCTAGCGGCGTTAATGCCGTGATTACTCAAAGTAAAGCAGGAACTGAATTTTTATTTGGTGATCTGGCCAAATTTAAAGTGGGCTTTGTCTTTGCCATTAATGTATTAACTGTCATTATCTTTTTCTCTTCATTGATTGCCGTACTTTATTACCTGGGTATTATGCAACTGGTAATCCGCTTTATAGGTGGCGGCATTCAAAAATTACTGGGAACCAGTCGTCCCGAGTCTTTATCTGCTACTGCTAATATTTTTGTTGGGCAAACAGAAGCCCCTCTAGTGGTAAAACCCTTTATTCCCAGCATGACCCAGTCTGAACTATTTGCCATTATGGTGGGTGGTTTAGCTTCTGTTGCTGGTACTGTGCTAGCGGGTTATGCAGGCTTAGGTGCTGATATGCGGTTTCTGATTGCAGCCAGTTTTATGGCTGCACCAGGCGGTTTATTAATGGCAAAAATCATGATGCCTGAAACGGAAAAACCCCATCAGAACTTTGAAGAAGTACTAAAAGATGCAGACAAGCCCGCTAACGTAATTGACGCGGCAGCGGTAGGTGCTTCCAACGGCCTACGCTTGGCAGTTAATGTGGGTGCCATGTTGATTGCCTTTGTTGGGTTAATCGCTCTACTCAACTTCTGGTTAGGTGGCATAGGCGAATATTTTGGGGTTAAAGACCTTACTTTCCAATACTTGCTTGGTCAGCTGTTTTCACCGATTGCGTTTATTTTAGGGGTTCCTTGGAGTGAAGCTAATCAGGTGGGCTCATTAATTGGACAAAAGCTAATTTTAAATGAGTTTGTAGCCTATATGGATTTTGCCAGCATTAAAGACAGCTTATCCCCCACCTCTCAAGCCATTGCCACTTTTGCTCTCTGTGGTTTCGCCAACCTGTCTTCTATTGCCATATTATTAGGCGGATTAGGTAGTTTAGCACCATCACGTCGTCAGGACATTGCCAGAATGGGGATTAAAGCAGTTATTGCAGGTACACTCTCTAACTTAATGAGTGCAACTATTGCCGGGATTTTCTTAACCCTGGCTGCGTTATAA
- a CDS encoding YjfI family protein, whose translation MTRKSGAHYQRLFRERLRAQGLIKKDVWILPEHASTLRQVEKVLRLPDTQPSDIERITMAEQTLWNTQSLYEELSKAELFKSNAATLELIEGTDQCLHIMMHEYADIPVFLSVSGEQILAEVILWSTEEINDVTAFNEEVLRTHKLLPLSSISLDRWPDGKDYYCLFGALSATSIIPNIVFEVETLADNVIKASEAYERFLIKQEGASA comes from the coding sequence ATGACTCGCAAGTCTGGCGCCCACTATCAGCGACTGTTTAGAGAGCGCTTGCGGGCACAAGGCCTGATTAAAAAAGATGTCTGGATATTGCCAGAACATGCTTCTACTCTGCGACAAGTAGAAAAAGTTTTACGCCTACCAGACACGCAACCTAGCGATATAGAGAGGATCACAATGGCTGAACAAACCTTATGGAACACCCAGTCGCTGTATGAAGAGTTAAGCAAAGCAGAATTATTTAAATCTAATGCAGCCACCCTGGAGTTAATCGAAGGCACTGATCAATGCCTACATATAATGATGCACGAGTATGCCGATATTCCTGTATTCCTCAGCGTTTCTGGCGAACAAATTCTGGCAGAAGTTATTCTCTGGTCAACAGAAGAAATTAATGATGTCACTGCCTTTAACGAAGAGGTGTTGCGCACCCATAAGCTACTACCACTATCCAGTATTAGCTTAGATCGCTGGCCAGATGGTAAAGATTATTACTGTTTATTCGGCGCATTAAGCGCTACTTCAATTATCCCTAACATTGTATTTGAAGTAGAAACCCTGGCTGATAATGTCATCAAAGCATCTGAAGCCTACGAACGTTTTTTAATTAAGCAAGAAGGAGCAAGCGCATGA
- a CDS encoding PspA/IM30 family protein: MSIWGKLMTAVRGGATEIGEAIVDNQALRILDQEIRDSGEELNRSKTALANIMAKEKLATDKCNQLKTKISEYETYASQALEKGNETLAVEIAEKIADYEAQLASEEEVKVGFSQSVENLRKAVAHAESNLKRLKQQVDTVKATDSVQKAQAAVAARYSGANSKMQTATDSLDRIKKKQAERAAQMEAAQQMSEEHGDASLESKMKAAGIKPGASSANDILARLKAKK, encoded by the coding sequence ATGAGCATCTGGGGCAAACTAATGACTGCCGTTCGTGGTGGCGCAACTGAAATTGGTGAAGCGATTGTTGATAATCAAGCCTTGCGTATTCTTGACCAAGAAATTCGTGATTCTGGTGAAGAGCTTAACCGCTCGAAAACCGCTCTGGCGAATATTATGGCAAAGGAAAAACTCGCTACAGATAAATGCAACCAGCTAAAAACGAAAATCAGTGAATATGAAACTTATGCAAGCCAAGCGCTTGAAAAAGGTAACGAGACGTTAGCAGTAGAAATTGCGGAAAAAATCGCTGACTATGAAGCTCAGCTAGCCTCTGAAGAAGAAGTAAAAGTTGGCTTCAGTCAAAGCGTAGAAAATTTACGTAAAGCCGTTGCCCATGCTGAAAGTAATTTAAAGCGTCTTAAGCAACAAGTCGATACTGTAAAAGCAACAGATAGTGTACAAAAAGCCCAAGCAGCCGTTGCAGCTCGTTATAGTGGTGCCAACTCCAAAATGCAAACTGCCACCGACTCGCTTGATCGCATCAAGAAAAAACAAGCTGAACGTGCTGCCCAAATGGAAGCCGCACAACAAATGTCAGAGGAACATGGTGACGCAAGCTTAGAGTCAAAAATGAAAGCTGCGGGCATTAAGCCTGGTGCATCCAGTGCCAATGATATCCTGGCTCGCTTAAAAGCAAAAAAATAA
- a CDS encoding RNA 2'-phosphotransferase codes for MTNSDIRCSKWLSYVLRHRPDEVGLTLDPQGWVEVTKLLEAAQQKKIPLDLEKLLLIVETNDKKRFSLSECGQKIRANRGHSIPVELSLPPLTPPDVLYHGTATRFIKSIRHQGVQSMRRQHVHLSADTQTAHEVGTRHGVPHILVVDAKAMAAAGFKFYQAIDSIWLTERIPAKYIQWDA; via the coding sequence ATGACAAACTCCGATATTCGTTGTAGTAAATGGTTGAGCTATGTGCTCAGACACCGGCCTGATGAAGTGGGGTTAACCTTAGACCCTCAAGGGTGGGTTGAAGTCACCAAATTATTGGAAGCTGCCCAGCAGAAAAAAATTCCACTTGACTTGGAAAAGCTGTTATTGATAGTGGAAACAAATGACAAAAAGCGTTTCAGTTTAAGTGAATGTGGCCAAAAAATTCGCGCTAATCGAGGCCATTCTATTCCTGTAGAGTTATCACTGCCGCCACTCACACCGCCTGATGTGCTTTATCATGGCACTGCTACGCGATTTATTAAATCAATTCGTCATCAGGGTGTGCAATCGATGCGGCGCCAACATGTACACTTGTCGGCAGATACTCAGACGGCGCATGAGGTGGGAACTAGACATGGGGTGCCGCATATTTTGGTGGTGGATGCTAAAGCCATGGCTGCGGCTGGGTTTAAGTTTTATCAGGCAATCGATAGCATTTGGTTAACCGAGCGGATACCTGCTAAGTATATTCAATGGGATGCTTAA